A window of Streptomyces gilvosporeus contains these coding sequences:
- a CDS encoding S1C family serine protease: MSTENEGADVPSEATPPTGPQASDRAAASAPGAQTPHVPLPPATPPAAPPPPPGPPAASGDTAGDTASPAASAPGGGSTWEQSPAPGGHGPSPAPEQTAQFPAYATAGHGGSGGWGSHGGGGGGDPWGAPGAPAPKRRNAGLVVGVLAAALVAGGIGGGIGFWAAGRNDTGSTTVTATGNPEALNRKPTSVSGIAQKALPSVVTIEAQGATGEGGTGTGFIYDKQGHILTNNHVVASAADGGKLTATFSNGKKYDAQVIGRAQGYDVAVVKLKHPSGAPLNPLPLGRSSNVQVGDATIAIGAPFGLSGTVTTGIISAKDRPVASSDGDGASASYMSALQTDASINPGNSGGPLMDASGNVIGINSAIQSAGNGGGLGGESQQSGSIGLGFAIPIDQARRVAQDLIRTGKPVYPQIGVQVGMKETGNGATIAQTGNNGTDSVTRGGPADKAGLRPGDTITKLDNTVIDSGPTLISEIWQHKPGDQVTLTYLRGGKEHTAQVTLGQRTGDK; the protein is encoded by the coding sequence GTGAGCACCGAGAACGAGGGAGCCGACGTCCCGTCGGAGGCCACGCCGCCGACCGGGCCGCAGGCGTCGGACCGCGCCGCCGCGTCCGCCCCGGGCGCGCAGACTCCGCACGTCCCGCTGCCCCCCGCCACGCCTCCCGCGGCACCCCCGCCGCCCCCCGGGCCGCCCGCCGCCTCGGGCGACACGGCGGGCGATACGGCGAGCCCCGCCGCGTCCGCACCGGGTGGCGGCAGCACCTGGGAGCAGTCCCCCGCCCCCGGCGGGCACGGCCCGTCGCCCGCTCCCGAGCAGACCGCCCAGTTCCCCGCCTACGCGACCGCCGGCCACGGCGGGTCCGGCGGCTGGGGCTCCCACGGGGGCGGCGGTGGCGGCGACCCCTGGGGCGCGCCGGGTGCCCCGGCCCCCAAGCGGCGTAACGCCGGACTGGTGGTCGGCGTGCTCGCGGCCGCGCTGGTGGCGGGCGGTATCGGCGGCGGCATCGGCTTCTGGGCCGCGGGCCGCAACGACACCGGCTCGACGACGGTCACCGCCACCGGCAACCCCGAGGCGCTCAACCGCAAGCCCACGTCCGTCTCCGGCATAGCGCAGAAGGCGCTGCCCAGCGTCGTCACCATCGAGGCGCAGGGCGCGACCGGCGAGGGTGGCACGGGCACCGGCTTCATCTACGACAAGCAGGGCCACATCCTCACCAACAACCACGTCGTCGCCAGCGCGGCCGACGGGGGCAAGCTCACCGCGACGTTCTCCAACGGCAAGAAGTACGACGCCCAGGTGATCGGCCGCGCCCAGGGCTACGACGTGGCCGTGGTCAAGCTGAAGCACCCCTCGGGAGCCCCGCTCAACCCGCTCCCGCTCGGCCGCTCCTCCAACGTCCAGGTGGGCGACGCCACGATCGCGATCGGCGCCCCGTTCGGGCTGTCCGGCACGGTCACCACCGGCATCATCAGCGCCAAGGACCGCCCGGTGGCCTCCAGCGACGGCGACGGCGCCAGCGCCTCGTACATGAGCGCCCTCCAGACGGACGCCTCGATAAACCCCGGCAACTCCGGCGGCCCCCTGATGGACGCCAGCGGCAACGTCATCGGCATCAACTCCGCCATCCAGTCGGCCGGCAACGGCGGTGGCCTGGGCGGCGAATCGCAGCAGTCCGGCAGCATCGGCCTGGGCTTCGCCATCCCGATCGACCAGGCCCGGCGGGTAGCCCAGGACCTGATCAGGACCGGCAAGCCGGTCTATCCGCAGATAGGCGTCCAGGTCGGCATGAAGGAGACCGGCAACGGCGCCACCATCGCCCAGACCGGCAACAACGGCACCGACTCGGTCACCCGGGGCGGCCCCGCCGACAAGGCCGGCCTGCGCCCCGGCGACACCATCACCAAACTCGACAACACCGTCATCGACAGCGGCCCCACCCTCATCAGCGAAATCTGGCAGCACAAGCCCGGCGACCAGGTCACCCTCACCTACCTGCGCGGCGGCAAGGAGCACACCGCCCAGGTCACCCTGGGCCAGCGCACGGGCGACAAGTGA
- a CDS encoding tetratricopeptide repeat protein — translation MDRSWIGGHNIQIGDVTGHVTILLERPSFRLELLRPVASPELPAKARHQPSYLLHPGNQVVPYRQPVADLKTLADWRDGGEAFSVLLLHGPGGQGKTRTAQHFASCAVADGWSVAQARDLSTAAPALSPAEGAPAERLLIVVDYAERWRYPSLLAMLESTRGAGRARVVRVLLLARSGTPLWDRLEAELDGLDMAYAPPMSLGGFAAASRAACFAEARAAFARALDVPEVSPPVPSDLADPVYASPLTLHMAALAGVVAASQNEARPADISRYLLLHERRRWNASAAAGTVRTLVVLATLFGPARTRESARALLLAAGAADGPAEADRALTAHRALYPSDRHLAPLRPDRFAEDFLGWHLGRDQDAREDLAALLTGDGTPLQDGDIRQALIVLANAARHEPVRDLLDTVVTRRADLAESSPAVLLAVAEHLPLGTALAFARRPIKGVELSYARLRLAQRVAEAVPDGAPPDIDIMRLWLLGRELLEYGEYAQAADVLGRAVRQARAYRDHPEIGDPAELAELLNLYAQTLAFSGREQQSVHATTEAVELLREQPAVPSDVDPSRHKELLARSLANHANALAETAGTGNLPKALAAAEEAIALYRELAAEDSDAYGGALVRAEERVARLLHEVGRPEEALQVGLRAADMLRRLSAEDPEEHREAYGNTLHNLGLSLKATGQSEQAVRALSEAADHYRYLAQHIPLRFLDRLAGCLLSLSEVLEGLGRVGERVRVLRELVAVERQMRERGPVPDERRLAVTMFCLGQQLAIQGDDEHAVAPLTEATELLRSLAERNPGSVPVLSEALIRLGSVQSALGDRTAAEAAEREAVALYLKHDDASEEGTSEGRVTPGRWNGVGDPEGQ, via the coding sequence GTGGACCGCTCGTGGATCGGTGGGCACAACATCCAGATCGGCGACGTCACCGGGCACGTCACGATCCTGCTGGAACGGCCCTCGTTCCGGTTGGAACTCCTCCGGCCGGTCGCGTCTCCCGAACTGCCCGCGAAGGCACGCCACCAGCCGAGCTATCTGCTGCACCCGGGCAACCAGGTGGTGCCCTACCGGCAGCCGGTCGCGGACCTGAAGACGCTGGCCGACTGGCGGGACGGCGGGGAGGCGTTCTCGGTGCTCCTGCTGCACGGGCCGGGTGGACAGGGCAAGACCCGTACCGCACAGCACTTCGCCTCCTGCGCCGTGGCCGACGGCTGGTCGGTAGCGCAGGCCAGGGACCTTTCCACGGCGGCACCTGCGCTGTCGCCGGCCGAAGGGGCGCCCGCCGAACGGCTGTTGATCGTCGTCGACTACGCCGAGCGCTGGCGCTACCCCAGTCTGCTGGCGATGCTCGAATCGACGCGGGGTGCGGGCCGGGCCCGTGTGGTGCGGGTTCTGCTGCTCGCTCGCTCCGGCACCCCTCTGTGGGATCGGCTGGAGGCCGAGCTCGACGGTCTGGACATGGCCTATGCTCCGCCGATGTCGCTGGGCGGCTTCGCCGCGGCATCGAGGGCGGCATGCTTCGCCGAGGCCCGTGCGGCGTTCGCTCGCGCGCTGGATGTCCCCGAAGTGTCCCCGCCCGTCCCGAGTGACCTCGCCGACCCCGTCTACGCCTCGCCGCTGACCCTCCACATGGCGGCCCTGGCCGGAGTCGTCGCCGCGAGCCAGAACGAGGCGAGGCCCGCCGACATCTCCCGCTATCTGCTGCTGCACGAGCGGCGCCGCTGGAACGCCTCCGCCGCTGCGGGCACCGTACGCACCCTGGTGGTACTGGCGACGCTGTTCGGCCCCGCCCGGACGCGGGAGTCCGCGCGGGCGCTGCTGCTCGCCGCCGGAGCCGCCGACGGGCCTGCCGAGGCCGACCGGGCGCTGACGGCGCATCGGGCCCTGTATCCGTCCGACCGGCACCTGGCGCCCCTGCGTCCCGACCGGTTCGCCGAGGACTTCCTCGGCTGGCATCTGGGCCGTGACCAGGACGCGAGGGAGGACCTGGCCGCGCTCCTGACCGGCGATGGCACCCCGTTGCAGGACGGCGACATCCGCCAGGCTCTGATCGTTCTTGCCAACGCCGCCCGCCACGAGCCGGTCCGTGACCTCCTGGACACGGTGGTCACCCGGCGGGCGGATCTCGCCGAATCCTCGCCCGCGGTCCTGCTCGCCGTGGCCGAACATCTTCCGCTCGGCACGGCGCTGGCGTTCGCCCGGCGCCCGATCAAGGGCGTGGAGCTGTCGTACGCCCGGCTCAGGCTGGCCCAGCGGGTCGCGGAGGCCGTTCCGGACGGTGCTCCCCCCGACATCGACATCATGCGACTGTGGCTGCTCGGCCGGGAGTTGCTGGAGTACGGCGAATACGCCCAGGCGGCGGATGTTCTGGGCAGGGCCGTACGGCAGGCGCGTGCGTACCGGGACCACCCCGAGATCGGGGACCCCGCGGAACTGGCCGAGCTGCTCAACCTCTACGCACAGACTCTGGCGTTCAGCGGCAGGGAGCAGCAGTCGGTGCATGCCACGACCGAAGCGGTCGAGCTGCTGCGGGAACAGCCTGCCGTGCCTTCCGATGTCGACCCGTCCCGGCACAAGGAGCTGCTGGCGAGAAGCCTGGCCAACCACGCCAACGCGCTGGCGGAGACGGCCGGGACCGGGAATCTGCCGAAGGCGCTCGCCGCCGCCGAGGAAGCGATCGCTCTGTACCGGGAGCTGGCCGCCGAGGACTCCGACGCATACGGAGGGGCGCTGGTGCGGGCCGAGGAGAGGGTCGCGCGTCTGCTGCACGAGGTGGGCCGTCCCGAGGAAGCCCTCCAGGTGGGGCTGCGGGCCGCCGACATGCTGCGCCGGCTCTCCGCGGAGGACCCCGAGGAGCACCGCGAGGCATACGGCAACACCCTGCACAACCTGGGGCTCAGCCTCAAGGCGACCGGGCAGTCCGAGCAGGCGGTTCGCGCGCTGTCCGAGGCCGCCGACCACTATCGATACCTGGCACAGCACATCCCACTCCGCTTTCTGGACCGTCTGGCCGGTTGCCTTCTCTCGCTGTCGGAGGTCTTGGAAGGGCTCGGCCGCGTGGGGGAGAGGGTCCGGGTGCTGCGCGAGCTGGTGGCCGTGGAACGGCAGATGCGGGAGAGGGGGCCGGTTCCGGACGAGCGCAGGCTCGCCGTCACGATGTTCTGTCTCGGCCAGCAGCTGGCGATCCAGGGAGACGACGAGCACGCGGTGGCGCCGCTGACCGAGGCGACGGAGCTGCTGCGGAGCCTCGCAGAGCGGAATCCGGGCTCGGTGCCCGTCCTGTCGGAAGCGCTCATCAGGCTCGGTTCCGTGCAGAGCGCGCTCGGCGACAGGACCGCGGCGGAGGCTGCCGAGCGAGAGGCCGTCGCCCTGTACCTCAAGCACGACGACGCCTCCGAAGAGGGCACGTCGGAGGGCCGGGTAACTCCAGGTCGGTGGAACGGTGTTGGGGACCCGGAGGGACAATGA
- a CDS encoding DUF1453 family protein, giving the protein MQSVQGGAGLVVVTVAVVGLVVRQQLRTRPVRRNGSLIAPAVLGVLGVAGIAFGIASVVKSRPLTLLPLALLVVSLAVAAGFGVVRARTVRVWHGPQGEVLRKGSAATTAWWLASVAVHGALGLWIDHLAGAGVLGAVSVYAYLAIGLGTQNVLVRGRAAAL; this is encoded by the coding sequence ATGCAGAGTGTGCAGGGCGGGGCCGGGCTCGTCGTCGTGACCGTGGCGGTGGTCGGGCTGGTGGTGCGACAGCAGCTGCGCACCCGTCCGGTGCGGCGCAACGGGTCGCTGATTGCGCCGGCCGTCCTCGGTGTGCTGGGCGTTGCGGGGATCGCCTTCGGTATTGCCTCGGTCGTCAAATCCCGTCCGCTGACGCTGCTGCCCCTTGCCCTCCTGGTGGTGAGTCTGGCCGTCGCGGCGGGGTTCGGCGTGGTCAGGGCGCGGACCGTACGGGTGTGGCACGGTCCGCAGGGCGAGGTGTTGCGCAAGGGGTCAGCGGCCACGACGGCGTGGTGGCTGGCCTCGGTGGCGGTGCACGGCGCGCTGGGCCTGTGGATCGATCACCTGGCCGGGGCCGGGGTGCTGGGCGCCGTGTCGGTGTATGCGTACCTGGCGATCGGCCTGGGGACGCAGAACGTCCTGGTGCGGGGGCGGGCCGCGGCGCTGTGA
- a CDS encoding bifunctional DNA primase/polymerase, producing the protein MHRNTAVDPPPAEPFPAVPHATALTHALRAAERGYAVIPLTRSKHPAVRSPHRGHPESPPCRGACGRIGHGVHDATTDPLGIRRLFAAAPWATGYGIACGLPPYHLIGVDLDTKNGADALTALRFLAEEHGFPLPPTVTVRTPSGGRHLWYTGPPSPPVPNSVGRLAPGIDIRGAGGYLVGPGSLTARGRYELAPGAPCVPARAPHALLALLTPPPPHRDAPPSVPPQPASALVRFVRTSPQGQRNARLFWAACRAHEAGLHQELSARLIEAARHTGLSEQEARATLASAERR; encoded by the coding sequence ATGCACCGAAACACTGCCGTCGACCCTCCGCCCGCCGAGCCCTTCCCCGCGGTCCCCCATGCCACCGCCCTCACCCATGCCCTGCGCGCCGCCGAGCGCGGTTACGCCGTCATACCGCTGACCCGCAGCAAGCACCCCGCCGTCCGCTCACCGCACCGCGGCCACCCCGAATCGCCGCCCTGCCGCGGCGCCTGCGGCCGTATCGGGCACGGCGTCCACGACGCGACCACCGACCCGCTCGGCATCCGCCGGCTGTTCGCCGCCGCCCCCTGGGCCACCGGATACGGCATCGCCTGCGGCCTGCCGCCGTACCACCTCATAGGCGTCGACCTCGACACCAAGAACGGCGCCGACGCCCTCACCGCGCTGCGCTTCCTCGCCGAGGAACACGGCTTTCCGCTGCCGCCCACGGTGACGGTCCGCACCCCGAGCGGCGGCCGCCATCTCTGGTACACCGGACCGCCGTCGCCGCCCGTACCCAATTCCGTCGGGCGCCTCGCCCCGGGCATCGACATCCGGGGCGCCGGCGGCTATCTGGTCGGTCCCGGTTCCCTCACCGCTCGCGGCCGCTACGAACTGGCGCCGGGCGCACCCTGCGTGCCCGCCCGCGCCCCGCACGCCCTGCTCGCCCTCCTCACGCCCCCACCCCCGCACCGCGACGCCCCGCCGTCCGTACCGCCGCAGCCCGCCTCGGCCCTCGTACGCTTCGTCCGCACCTCCCCCCAGGGCCAGCGCAACGCCCGCCTCTTCTGGGCCGCCTGCCGCGCCCACGAGGCGGGCCTGCACCAGGAACTGTCCGCGCGCCTCATCGAGGCGGCCCGCCATACGGGGCTGTCGGAACAGGAGGCACGGGCGACTCTCGCTTCGGCGGAGCGGCGGTGA
- a CDS encoding acyl-CoA dehydrogenase family protein — MHLAPTARQQRLRAELRAYFRTVLPDGPVEDPADRRAVLRRIGADGLLGLGWPTAYGGQGRGPDEQFIFFDEAQRAGAPVSMVTLNTVGPTLMAYGTERQKDFFLPRILSGEIVFAIGYTEPEAGTDLAALRTRAVKTGPDWLIDGGKSFTSNAHQADWIWLACRTDPEAPKHRGISIILVPTDAPGFSWTPIETVGGLMTTATYYDGVRVPAGNLVGEEHGGWRLITTQLNHERVALAALGMQAEDAFEAALAHARTPGPESGERPADRPWVRSRLAEAYARLAATRLLNWRLVGEVGAGTLGPGDASGVKFAGTESAVEVYRICQEVAGDAALVRTGSPGAFGDGELERMNRAAQINTFGGGVSEVQREIVATMRLGMRRGRR, encoded by the coding sequence GTGCACCTCGCCCCCACCGCGCGCCAGCAGCGGCTGCGCGCCGAACTGCGCGCCTACTTCCGCACGGTGCTGCCCGACGGCCCCGTCGAGGACCCCGCGGACCGGCGCGCCGTCCTCCGCCGGATCGGTGCCGACGGCCTGCTGGGCCTGGGCTGGCCGACCGCGTACGGCGGCCAAGGCCGCGGCCCCGACGAGCAGTTCATCTTCTTCGACGAGGCACAGCGCGCGGGCGCGCCCGTATCGATGGTCACCCTCAACACCGTCGGCCCGACCCTGATGGCGTACGGAACCGAGCGCCAGAAGGACTTCTTCCTGCCGCGCATCCTCAGCGGCGAGATCGTCTTCGCGATCGGCTACACGGAGCCGGAGGCGGGCACGGATCTCGCCGCGCTGCGGACGCGCGCCGTGAAGACGGGCCCCGACTGGCTGATCGACGGCGGCAAGAGCTTCACCAGCAACGCCCACCAGGCCGACTGGATCTGGCTCGCCTGCCGCACGGACCCCGAGGCGCCCAAGCACCGCGGCATCTCGATCATCCTCGTGCCGACCGACGCGCCGGGCTTCTCCTGGACCCCGATCGAGACCGTCGGCGGCCTGATGACCACCGCCACCTACTACGACGGTGTGCGCGTCCCGGCCGGCAACCTTGTCGGAGAGGAGCACGGCGGCTGGCGGCTGATCACCACGCAGCTCAACCATGAGCGGGTGGCGCTGGCGGCCCTGGGCATGCAGGCCGAGGACGCCTTCGAGGCGGCGCTGGCGCATGCCCGTACACCCGGTCCGGAGAGCGGCGAGCGGCCGGCGGACCGCCCCTGGGTACGGTCCCGGCTCGCCGAGGCGTACGCGCGGCTGGCCGCCACCCGGCTGTTGAACTGGCGGCTGGTGGGCGAGGTGGGCGCCGGCACGCTCGGACCCGGTGACGCCAGCGGTGTGAAGTTCGCCGGGACGGAGAGCGCCGTCGAGGTCTACCGGATCTGCCAGGAAGTGGCCGGCGACGCCGCCCTCGTACGGACCGGATCGCCGGGCGCCTTCGGGGACGGCGAGCTGGAGCGGATGAACCGTGCGGCGCAGATCAACACCTTCGGGGGCGGCGTGAGCGAGGTCCAGCGGGAGATCGTGGCGACGATGCGGCTCGGGATGCGGAGGGGGCGGCGGTGA
- a CDS encoding bifunctional MaoC family dehydratase N-terminal/OB-fold nucleic acid binding domain-containing protein has translation MSGGDGVASGLYERLKAYEGRAAVTGGVGKDPVNAPMIRHWCEAMGDTHPAYRGPDAIAPPTMLQAWTMGGLSGHAEGSGRSTAYDELFALLDDAGYTSVVATDCEQEYLRPLRPGDRVRFDAVIESVSERKSTKLGAGHFVTTRMDVRVDGGEGGAGGGADGAAVAGAAAAEPELVGTHRFRILKYAPAARKPERPEPRPRRPRPVINRDNAGFWEGVAAHRLLIQRCGGCGALRFPWLPGCNACASPEWDTVEASGEGTVYSYVVLHHPRFPAFTMSDGAADAAGPYAVALIELAEGVRMVSNVVGVPYDEVRIGMPVRLAFLRVDEEWELPVFNALVGSA, from the coding sequence GTGAGTGGTGGGGACGGTGTGGCGAGTGGTCTCTACGAGCGGCTGAAGGCGTACGAGGGGCGGGCCGCGGTGACCGGGGGCGTGGGCAAGGATCCGGTCAACGCGCCGATGATCCGGCACTGGTGCGAGGCGATGGGCGATACCCACCCCGCCTACCGGGGCCCGGACGCGATCGCTCCGCCGACCATGCTCCAGGCATGGACGATGGGCGGTCTCTCGGGGCACGCCGAGGGCTCCGGGCGCTCGACGGCGTACGACGAGCTGTTCGCGCTGCTGGACGATGCCGGGTACACCTCGGTCGTCGCCACCGACTGCGAGCAGGAGTATCTGCGCCCGCTGCGTCCCGGGGACCGGGTCCGCTTCGATGCGGTGATCGAGTCGGTGTCGGAGCGCAAGTCGACCAAGCTGGGGGCCGGGCACTTTGTGACGACGCGGATGGACGTCCGGGTGGACGGGGGCGAGGGCGGGGCCGGGGGCGGGGCCGACGGGGCGGCTGTGGCCGGGGCCGCGGCGGCGGAGCCGGAACTGGTGGGGACGCATCGGTTCCGGATCCTCAAGTACGCCCCCGCCGCCAGGAAGCCCGAGCGGCCCGAGCCGCGCCCCCGCCGCCCCCGCCCTGTGATCAACCGGGACAACGCCGGCTTCTGGGAGGGCGTGGCGGCGCACCGGCTGCTGATCCAGCGGTGCGGCGGGTGCGGTGCGCTCCGTTTCCCCTGGCTGCCCGGGTGCAACGCCTGCGCCTCGCCGGAGTGGGACACCGTCGAGGCGAGCGGCGAGGGCACCGTCTACTCGTACGTCGTGCTGCACCATCCGCGCTTCCCGGCCTTCACGATGTCCGATGGTGCCGCCGACGCGGCGGGGCCCTATGCCGTGGCCCTGATCGAGCTGGCCGAAGGGGTGCGGATGGTCAGCAATGTGGTGGGGGTGCCGTACGACGAGGTGCGGATCGGGATGCCCGTACGGCTCGCCTTCCTACGGGTGGACGAGGAGTGGGAGCTTCCGGTGTTCAACGCCCTGGTGGGGAGCGCCTGA
- a CDS encoding acyl-CoA dehydrogenase family protein, translating to MDFTPTEEQTAARELAARIFGDLATHERLAAAGSGTDAELWKALCAAGLPGAVEEIGLLGLVLLLEEQGRTTAQVPFAATCAYGVLAVARHGTHAQRARLLPGLRAGTAVATGAFPAQPGVRAEERTGAVGRLTGVVRSVPWLREATQVLVADAGRRLWLVRTDDPGVRRHPVETTAPWAAGRLTLDRAAGDRLGGPGVYEDVLGIVRTAWAALQAGVCAGALARVVAHTTTREQFGRPLSANQGVLLRAADAYMDTEAIRVTAYEAAWRCDQGLDAAPQTLTAAWWAAEAGTRVVHAAQHLHGGIGADVDHPVHRHFLWGRQVAGYVGGGAALLEELGELVTGSPGLDEVSGTVERRAGHESR from the coding sequence ATGGATTTCACGCCCACGGAGGAACAGACCGCGGCCCGGGAGCTGGCGGCGCGGATCTTCGGCGATCTCGCCACGCACGAACGGCTCGCGGCCGCCGGCAGCGGTACGGATGCCGAGCTGTGGAAGGCGCTGTGCGCGGCCGGGCTGCCCGGGGCGGTCGAGGAGATCGGGCTGCTCGGGCTCGTGCTGCTGCTGGAGGAGCAGGGGCGGACGACGGCGCAGGTGCCGTTCGCCGCGACCTGCGCGTACGGCGTGCTGGCCGTCGCCCGGCACGGCACCCACGCGCAGCGGGCGCGGCTGCTGCCCGGTCTGCGGGCCGGGACCGCGGTCGCGACCGGCGCCTTTCCGGCGCAGCCCGGCGTACGGGCCGAGGAGCGGACGGGCGCGGTGGGGCGGCTGACCGGGGTGGTCCGGTCGGTGCCGTGGCTGCGCGAGGCCACCCAGGTCCTGGTGGCGGACGCCGGACGGAGGCTGTGGCTGGTACGGACCGATGACCCCGGCGTGCGGCGGCATCCGGTGGAGACCACCGCGCCATGGGCGGCCGGGCGGCTGACCCTGGACCGGGCGGCCGGTGACCGGCTGGGCGGGCCAGGGGTTTACGAGGACGTCCTGGGGATCGTCCGGACCGCGTGGGCCGCCCTCCAGGCCGGGGTGTGCGCGGGGGCGCTGGCACGGGTGGTCGCACACACCACGACGCGGGAGCAGTTCGGCCGCCCGCTGTCGGCCAACCAGGGCGTACTGCTGCGCGCCGCCGATGCGTACATGGACACCGAGGCGATCCGGGTCACCGCCTACGAGGCGGCCTGGCGTTGCGACCAGGGGCTGGATGCGGCGCCGCAGACGCTGACCGCCGCCTGGTGGGCCGCCGAGGCGGGGACACGGGTGGTGCATGCGGCGCAGCATCTGCACGGGGGGATCGGCGCCGATGTCGATCACCCCGTCCATCGGCACTTCCTGTGGGGGCGGCAGGTGGCCGGGTATGTGGGGGGCGGGGCGGCACTGCTGGAGGAATTGGGGGAGTTGGTGACCGGGAGCCCTGGCCTCGACGAGGTCAGCGGCACCGTCGAGAGGAGGGCCGGACATGAGAGCCGGTGA
- a CDS encoding MaoC/PaaZ C-terminal domain-containing protein, with the protein MRAGDELPPLEIPITRTLIVAGALASRDYQDVHHDAELAGEKGSPDIFMNILTTNGLVGRYITDYLTGHIGPHCTLRKVAIRLGAPNYPGDTMVLRGTVTAVDGDTAQIRVTGANGLGHHVTGTVTVVLGAAR; encoded by the coding sequence ATGAGAGCCGGTGACGAGCTGCCGCCCCTGGAGATCCCCATCACCCGCACCCTGATCGTCGCCGGTGCCCTCGCCTCCCGCGACTACCAGGACGTGCACCACGACGCCGAGCTCGCCGGGGAGAAGGGCTCGCCCGACATCTTCATGAACATCCTCACCACCAACGGCCTGGTCGGCCGCTACATCACCGACTACCTCACCGGCCACATCGGCCCGCACTGCACCCTGCGCAAGGTCGCCATCCGCCTCGGCGCCCCCAACTACCCCGGAGACACCATGGTGTTGAGAGGTACGGTCACGGCCGTCGACGGTGATACGGCCCAGATACGGGTCACCGGGGCGAACGGGCTCGGCCACCACGTCACCGGAACGGTCACCGTCGTGCTGGGGGCCGCCCGATGA
- a CDS encoding lipid-transfer protein, with product MSLSRPDSLSGRAALVGIGATEFSKDSGRSELKLAVEAVHAALDDAGLTPADVDGLVTFTMDTTPEITLAQAAGIGELSFFSRIHYGGGAACATVQQAAMAVATGVAEVVVCYRAFNERSGRRFGSGVQQREPSAEGAALGWNLPFGLLTPASWVAMAAQRYLHTYGLTPDAFGPVAVTARRHAARNPAAYFYGKPVTLADHAASRWIVEPLRLLDCCQETDGGQALVVTSPERARDLRHPPALVTAAAQGAGRAQEQMTSFYRDDLTGLPEMNVVARQLWRTSRLGPADIDVAILYDHFTPFVLMQLEEFGFCRPGEAAGFVAADALPLNTHGGQLGEAYLHGMNGIAEAVRQLRGTSVNQVPDAERVVVTAGTGVPTSGLVLWRAG from the coding sequence ATGAGCCTGAGCCGCCCCGACTCCCTCTCCGGCCGGGCCGCCCTCGTCGGTATCGGCGCCACCGAGTTCTCCAAGGACTCCGGCCGCAGCGAACTCAAGCTCGCCGTCGAGGCCGTCCATGCCGCCCTGGACGACGCCGGGCTGACCCCCGCCGACGTCGACGGCCTGGTCACCTTCACGATGGACACCACCCCCGAGATCACCCTCGCGCAGGCCGCGGGCATCGGCGAGCTGTCCTTCTTCTCCCGCATCCACTACGGGGGCGGCGCGGCCTGCGCCACCGTCCAGCAGGCGGCCATGGCGGTCGCCACCGGGGTCGCGGAGGTCGTCGTCTGCTATCGCGCGTTCAACGAGCGTTCCGGCCGCCGCTTCGGCTCCGGGGTCCAGCAGCGCGAACCGTCCGCCGAGGGCGCGGCGCTCGGCTGGAACCTCCCCTTCGGGCTGCTCACCCCCGCCTCCTGGGTCGCCATGGCCGCCCAGCGCTATCTCCACACCTACGGGCTGACGCCGGACGCCTTCGGCCCCGTCGCCGTCACCGCCCGCCGCCATGCGGCCCGTAACCCGGCCGCGTACTTCTACGGCAAGCCCGTCACCCTCGCCGACCATGCCGCCTCCCGGTGGATCGTGGAGCCGCTGCGGCTGCTGGACTGCTGCCAGGAGACGGACGGCGGCCAGGCGCTCGTCGTGACCTCGCCGGAAAGGGCGCGCGACCTGCGCCATCCGCCCGCACTGGTCACGGCCGCGGCACAGGGCGCCGGTCGCGCCCAGGAGCAGATGACCAGCTTCTACCGCGACGACCTGACCGGCCTGCCGGAGATGAACGTCGTCGCCCGCCAGCTCTGGCGCACCTCCCGTCTCGGCCCCGCCGACATCGACGTCGCCATCCTCTACGACCACTTCACCCCGTTTGTCCTGATGCAGCTGGAGGAATTCGGCTTCTGCCGGCCGGGCGAGGCCGCCGGTTTCGTGGCCGCGGACGCGCTGCCGCTCAACACCCACGGCGGCCAGCTCGGCGAGGCGTATCTGCACGGCATGAACGGCATCGCGGAGGCGGTGCGTCAGCTGCGCGGTACGTCCGTCAATCAAGTCCCGGATGCGGAGCGGGTGGTGGTGACGGCGGGTACGGGGGTGCCGACTTCCGGGCTGGTGCTCTGGCGGGCGGGATGA